In Coregonus clupeaformis isolate EN_2021a chromosome 7, ASM2061545v1, whole genome shotgun sequence, one genomic interval encodes:
- the LOC121568711 gene encoding soluble calcium-activated nucleotidase 1-like isoform X2, translated as MPVSPGYTQLDQNDPSMNPLRISVGGLPMLASMTNTTDSRFRLNLRAIVALALALSLALVLLYMHLNRGSHSQAPSSRNWKSGHMGMAVSEVADRYNDTYPLSTPERTAQGTRYRIGVIADLDTDSRSDKKLTWFSYMRRGHLLVSESGNKVAVEWDAERVLLESHLAEKGRGMELSELVVFNGKLYSVDDRTGVVYHIDGSKAVPWVILPDGDGSVSKGFKAEWLAVKDEHLYVGGLGKEWTTTTGEVVNNNPEWVKVVGHRGDVQHQNWVPKYNLLRSAAGIEPPGYLIHESAAWSDSLQRWFFLPRRASKERYDETADERRATNLVLSCSPDFEDVTVNRVGPHNPTHGFSSFKFVPNTDDQIVVALKSEEDAGKIASYIMAFTLDGQILLPETKIGDVKYEGLEFI; from the exons ATGCCTGTTTCCCCAGGCTACACCCAACTGGACCAGAATGATCCGTCTATGAACCCCCTGCGCATCTCAGTCGGAGGACTTCCCATGTTGGCCTCCATGACCAACACCACGGACTCCAGATTCCGCCTAAATTTGAGGGCCATCgtagccctggccctggccctgtccCTGGCCCTGGTCCTCCTCTACATGCACCTGAACCGAGGCTCCCACTCCCAGGCCCCCAGCTCCCGCAACTGGAAGTCCGGCCACATGGGGATGGCTGTGAGCGAGGTGGCCGACCGCTACAATGACACTTACCCGCTCAGCACCCCCGAGCGGACGGCGCAGGGAACGCGCTACCGCATAGGGGTGATTGCCGACCTGGACACGGACTCTCGCAGCGACAAGAAGCTGACGTGGTTCAGCTACATGCGCCGGGGCCACCTGCTGGTGTCAGAGAGCGGCAACAAGGTGGCCGTGGAATGGGACGCGGAGAGGGTGCTGCTGGAGAGCCACCTGGCGGAGAAGGGCCGGGGCATGGAGCTGTCAGAGCTGGTGGTGTTCAACGGGAAGCTGTACAGCGTGGACGACCGAACGGGCGTGGTCTACCACATCGACGGCAGCAAGGCTGTGCCCTGGGTCATCCTCCCCGACGGGGACGGCTCCGTCTCCAAAG GGTTCAAGGCCGAGTGGCTAGCGGTGAAGGACGAGCACTTGTACGTGGGTGGCCTGGGGAAAGAGTGGACCACCACCACGGGGGAGGTAGTCAACAACAACCCAGAGTGGGTAAAGGTGGTGGGCCATCGGGGTGACGTGCAGCACCAGAACTGGGTCCCCAAGTACAACCTCCTGAGGTCCGCAGCTGGGATCGAACCTCCAG GTTACCTGATCCACGAGTCGGCCGCGTGGAGCGACAGCCTACAGCGCTGGTTCTTCCTCCCACGCCGCGCTAGCAAAGAGCGCTACGATGAGACGGCCGACGAGCGCCGCGCCACCAACCTCGTCCTCAGCTGCTCGCCGGACTTCGAGGACGTCACCGTGAACCGGGTGGGCCCGCACAACCCCACGCACGGCTTCTCCTCCTTCAAGTTTGTCCCGAACACGGACGATCAGATCGTCGTGGCTCTCAAGTCGGAGGAGGACGCTGGGAAAATCGCCTCGTACATCATGGCATTCACA
- the LOC121568711 gene encoding soluble calcium-activated nucleotidase 1-like isoform X1 encodes MTVVQRSGRRRRKGPSPMPVSPGYTQLDQNDPSMNPLRISVGGLPMLASMTNTTDSRFRLNLRAIVALALALSLALVLLYMHLNRGSHSQAPSSRNWKSGHMGMAVSEVADRYNDTYPLSTPERTAQGTRYRIGVIADLDTDSRSDKKLTWFSYMRRGHLLVSESGNKVAVEWDAERVLLESHLAEKGRGMELSELVVFNGKLYSVDDRTGVVYHIDGSKAVPWVILPDGDGSVSKGFKAEWLAVKDEHLYVGGLGKEWTTTTGEVVNNNPEWVKVVGHRGDVQHQNWVPKYNLLRSAAGIEPPGYLIHESAAWSDSLQRWFFLPRRASKERYDETADERRATNLVLSCSPDFEDVTVNRVGPHNPTHGFSSFKFVPNTDDQIVVALKSEEDAGKIASYIMAFTLDGQILLPETKIGDVKYEGLEFI; translated from the exons ATGACAGTCGTCCAGCGTTCAGGACGGAGGAGGAGAAAGG GTCCCTCCCCCATGCCTGTTTCCCCAGGCTACACCCAACTGGACCAGAATGATCCGTCTATGAACCCCCTGCGCATCTCAGTCGGAGGACTTCCCATGTTGGCCTCCATGACCAACACCACGGACTCCAGATTCCGCCTAAATTTGAGGGCCATCgtagccctggccctggccctgtccCTGGCCCTGGTCCTCCTCTACATGCACCTGAACCGAGGCTCCCACTCCCAGGCCCCCAGCTCCCGCAACTGGAAGTCCGGCCACATGGGGATGGCTGTGAGCGAGGTGGCCGACCGCTACAATGACACTTACCCGCTCAGCACCCCCGAGCGGACGGCGCAGGGAACGCGCTACCGCATAGGGGTGATTGCCGACCTGGACACGGACTCTCGCAGCGACAAGAAGCTGACGTGGTTCAGCTACATGCGCCGGGGCCACCTGCTGGTGTCAGAGAGCGGCAACAAGGTGGCCGTGGAATGGGACGCGGAGAGGGTGCTGCTGGAGAGCCACCTGGCGGAGAAGGGCCGGGGCATGGAGCTGTCAGAGCTGGTGGTGTTCAACGGGAAGCTGTACAGCGTGGACGACCGAACGGGCGTGGTCTACCACATCGACGGCAGCAAGGCTGTGCCCTGGGTCATCCTCCCCGACGGGGACGGCTCCGTCTCCAAAG GGTTCAAGGCCGAGTGGCTAGCGGTGAAGGACGAGCACTTGTACGTGGGTGGCCTGGGGAAAGAGTGGACCACCACCACGGGGGAGGTAGTCAACAACAACCCAGAGTGGGTAAAGGTGGTGGGCCATCGGGGTGACGTGCAGCACCAGAACTGGGTCCCCAAGTACAACCTCCTGAGGTCCGCAGCTGGGATCGAACCTCCAG GTTACCTGATCCACGAGTCGGCCGCGTGGAGCGACAGCCTACAGCGCTGGTTCTTCCTCCCACGCCGCGCTAGCAAAGAGCGCTACGATGAGACGGCCGACGAGCGCCGCGCCACCAACCTCGTCCTCAGCTGCTCGCCGGACTTCGAGGACGTCACCGTGAACCGGGTGGGCCCGCACAACCCCACGCACGGCTTCTCCTCCTTCAAGTTTGTCCCGAACACGGACGATCAGATCGTCGTGGCTCTCAAGTCGGAGGAGGACGCTGGGAAAATCGCCTCGTACATCATGGCATTCACA